The window ttaaaatgttaaaagaagaGGCTACATACAATGTCTAGATAGTggtaaaatgatatttatttcgGTGATCAATTTTGTGTTggttaataatgttataaagttaGGTATCTAAATGTTGCACAAGGCTTTATCAACATCTGTAAAATAATGGGACTATTATAGTTTgtcttattattaattatgtctgcattaattatatgttataaaatgtaactcAGATGTTTCGTCGTCAAATGTATTTGGAGAAAACGTTGGTTGAATGTTACAGATTGTTTTCGTGGTGAACACATTTGCAGAATAAGGTGCCTGTTGTACAATGTCTCATTTGTAACTGTGTCTACAGAATAATGTGGCTgaattttgtagaatattttactGGTAAGTATATCAGCAAAATTAAGTAGTTGAATGTTGTAGAATGTTTCAGTAGTAACTAGGTGTGCAGAATAAAGttgtagaaagttttattttgaaataccagTATAGAATAAGGTAACtgaaaattaaagaatatttcGTGCTCACGAGCATTTAgaagtcagtttgtttgtttgtttttttaatttcgcgcaaagctactcaagggctatctgcgctttcatttcagtcttacactgctaaatttgggacggctaacgcacgtaaccctcgtgtagctacgcgcgaaattaaaaaaaaaaaacaaacaacctacgAAACGATAGCTTCGTCATAAAAAATCTAAAATCATAACAGAAAATCCACTTGCGATTTCATTTATTACGAACCGCTGCTATACGTACATAAAATTGTTATTTACGTCATATTTGCAAGCAATACAAAATGTAGAACTTTGCATAAACTGTTAGAACAAGCTTTTATTGTTTGGTTGATAGAGAATTTGACGGTCGTTATTCAATTAAAGCATCCTACTACAATCTCAAGttgaaatatattatacacattCCAGTCAGTGTATTATATGCTGTAAAATATCCAGTTTtccataaacatataaatacaaaacgGACGCAaaaacttatgtatatatatatatatattccactgaAATTTTTCTTAGAAAGATCTGAATGTTCGATTAATAGCCTTTAGAGTTGTGAGAGACCACCTCCAAAGGTAGCCCTCCATATCCTTCGTGAGTAATGGCGTTGGTCTGTGTTTGTAAGTGTCCAAATTGAGGTATGCCATCCTCAGATACAGGGACCTTCAGAAGAACATAGCGGACACCTTTCCTAGTACTCTTTGGAGGAGCTGGATTAAGAGCCTGGTGGTTTCTCAAAGTAGGGAGAATTTGTGATCTTGGAAGATGAGGTTGACTCACAAGGTTTGGACGAACAGGTTGGCTAACAAGAACCTGGCGTTCAGGGGGAGACTCAGGTACAGAACGAATCTGCCCAGTAATTATTTTGGGTTCTGGGATGATATAAAGCTGGGCGTTTAGTTGGTAAAAATCGGAAGCATCTTGGCAAGAAACATTGTACCACCACATGCATGTAAAAGTTTTTTGATTGAAAATGGAACCATTGGGACATAGGAAACTTTTGTGAAATCCCTCTCCGTAGCAAAAGTGAAAAACCTACAGTGATAAAGAATGTTGCTTATATTATACATCACATCAAATTTATTCATGCTCGaagaataattatttcaaagaTAATTTGATCGCTTTATGCAATCCTAGGTGAGAGATCCTTCTTGAAAGTAGAACTAGATAACATCTTTAAGTTAATATTACATCAAGAAGAAATGTAATTGTTCAGGTATGTTTTCTTCCAAACCAAGATTACATGAAGAAATACAGTTTtgtaaaaggaaaaaagaaatcAAGAGCAGGTAATCAATAAATCtgttataattttcaaaacatgtttatGGTAAACATTCAATAAATTGTATCACTTGGATAAAACTAACGCTTTCAAGTTGAAGCATCTCTAATACCCAAGCTGacctatattttaaaatttactgataTGAaggtacacacacatatatatatatatatacagtaaggTGAACATCCAAATTCTGGTTGATAAAGTTAATCGAATCTTAGGAAACTATTATaatgaacaattaaaaattaaagcgTGGGTACAAGTATCTCAAACCAAGCCAGCTTCTAAGTGGTTTACGGTAATAATATATCAGATACCTCAGTATCCGGATAATTGATTTATTTCACTATCATACCTGGCAGCCGGAGTCGACATCGGCATAATAGCCCGGATATTGACCTTCGCACGAGAAACTAGTCTGTGGTACATAATTGAAAACTGGATAATCTTGTCCCGCTACTCCAACAATTCCATCTGCGTCCGGATCTTCTTCTGTGGGAACTGGAAGCTCGTCTTGAGAGGATGTTAGTGGTCTCAGTTCTGGTCTTTGTATCTGAATTTGACTTTGAGAAATTATTTGCTGCTGTTGTTGTCCATGCGAATAGCCGTAAGACGGTAAATACACTATTTTATAACCTTGTCTATCCGGGCTTGTCTATAATGAATAAAATGCCATTATATAACTATTCGTTTTTaagacacattattaaaatacattaataaatatgcTAATCATTACGCTAAATAAAAGACCGGATTAATGAAGTATAGATTTCAAActtcaaatttaattataaaaaacaacttttctccAACCACTGAGTCCttttataagttaatattaaacacattatgaacgaaaatgtaatattttagttgtGTCCTGTGAATcgacaatttaaataaaattactcacGCTTATCAAGAAAGAAGTGCTGAAGaagtttattggtttgttttgaacttcgcgtaaagctacacgagggctatctgcgctagccgtccctaatttagcagtgtaagactagagggaaggcagctagtcatcaccacccaccgccaaatcttggactactcttttaccaacgaatagtgggattgaccgtcatattataatatcctcacggctgaaaaggcgagcatgttttgtgtgacggggattcgaacccgcgaccctctgagtACGACTCgaatactttaaccacctggccatgccgggtcgaaaAAAGTTGatagaaaatattcttaaattacaaattttcCTGAAAGGATCTTTAATTTAAAATCCAAATTTTAATCATGTTTAATgcttaaaattacatatttcataCTTTTACAAATGTATCGGTTttgtaaaacttaattatttcaataggTTTTATTTTCCTTACATGGTTGCTATTTCCAGAGTATGATAGTATACACTCTCCATTGGATATGTACTTTCAAATATGTTCAATGAACATTAAGACGCTTACCTGAGCAACCACAGACACCAGGAGTGCAAAAACGGCCAGAAGAAGTTTCATTTCAGAATTCTGGAAAACTGCTGTGCTGAGCTTCTGCTTCAAAGAACTAATGTTATTCAAATGTGGATGGCACATCTTTTTATACTTCAGGAAAGCGAACTCTAAGGCGTGACATTGTGATATCGGAAACGATACCCGTTGCTTGTGCAATTTGTTCCAGATCTGCCATATTCCGTTGTTATGGGAGAAGTACATTACCCACTGGTGATTTTCTGCGAAAAAGGGGAGGCGGCTTCTATTTAAGGATTAAGGTCTCTTGAATAGCGAGTTCTAGCACTGGGCGGAAAAAAGATGTTATACATATTtcactattagaaagtaaaaCAACCAAAATCAGGTTGTTGCCGTTGGCTAAAACTCAAACGACTGATCTCTAGAGCAACGGGACATCAACGACTATCCCAGATGACCAATAGGGGGTTGGGTGGTGCAATACATCTTCGTGATCGAGCAAGTTCCGTAACCACCACCTGCTAGAAAAAACTAGTGAGGTATCATCAGGTTACTGACATGGTTGTTCGTACTGTTAATGATTGTTTAATTGAATTGGgtaagatagtgaggaaataataaaaatgaactaGAATTtgattaataacataattattagtAAACTAGCAGAgcttaaatattcttttttttagctttgaaggatacttaaaaaataaaattatgaaatcacGTAGTCAACcagtaatacaaaataattagacTGTTTGGAACTCCAATCGAATAGCGCAAAATGAAAATTCTCTACAACGTGGTAAGAAAATGTCAGTGTAAGAACACTGAAACGAAACTGCCTGAAAATAAGagaaaagacaacaacaacaacgacactAAAACAAGAACTCAGACAATTACAAGACATATTTCTGATCAGCTTGATTTGCAACTCCCTCAGTGActtagcagtatgtctgcagacttactaTAAACCGAGTTCTGATAGTCGTGGTGAGCACAGCGCaggtaactcattgtgtagctttgtgcttaacgataaaaacaaaatattatatttgggcttggcatgcccaggtggttagggtgttcgactcgtgaTTTGAGAGGGttggttcaaattcccgtcacaccaaacatacgaGACCTTTCAGCcttaagagcgttataatgtacgattaatctcattattctttggtgaaagagctGGCAGTAGGTGTTTATGACtaactgttttctctctagtttttcactgttaaacTGGGGACGACTTGCACTGTTATTCTTCGTGTAACTTTATATAGTGGTATCAATGCAAGTCACATTAAGCATTCACTGTACATGCCGTCCAAACTTCAGTTctcccgctggtatagcggtaaatttcgggatatacaacgctaaactcaagggttcgattcccctcggtggacacagtagatagctcgatgtggctttgctaaaataaGAACACACCCACACGCCCAGACACGGTAAATTATGAtgaacagtaaaaaataaaatatagttcagTAACGTAAAGTAAATAATATCGAACACCATTTTTGTTCATGTGTCAAATGAACAAATTAGTTTCAACATAAAACTGTAATTACTCTCTTGTGTTAGCATATACGATTTAAAAGTCAACTTGCATAACTACCTACGAAATTTTTTTCATAACTATGGTCCTGATATGTTGTTATATACTCGTACCAAATGGCAATACTATAGGTTGTATGATTACCTCAACTCCCGTGTCCTTTTTAACGGAAGTGCtagtggtgtagtggttatcacatccgcctcacacgcggaaggtcccaggtttgATCCCTGGCATGCAcattttgccccccgctagtacagcggtaagtctacggatttacaacgctaaaatcaggggttcgattcccctcgatgggcttagcagatagcccgttgtgactttgctaaaacaaaaacacacacacactccttttTAACCGTCCCCCCCGCTGGTatacggtaagtcttcggatttacaacgctaaaatcaggggtttgatttccctctgtggactcgacagatagcccaatgtagctttgctataagaaaacacatacacacaacaattttaacaaaatttactttttgCCAGCCTTCTATTGTCAAAAGAGTCCTTCATATAGTACTATATAAACATTGTATACTGCTGCCTGGTAGTATCTATACGGTAACGtagataattgtttaattattgtcTAACAGCTCAGTCTGTTAGAATATTgcctaaaatttaatattattgacCGATAAACTCTGTTGTAGTTCTGTCTAAATTATCTGATATTTCTTAGTAAAGTACTATATAAAAGAATTCACATTATTATCTGACCGTTCCTTGTTACATTACTATCTTATGATTTCGTATTACTACATGATCATTCTCCGTTACAAATGCTTTCCAAAGATTTGGTATCATCGATTAGCTATTTCTGTTACAGTGTTGTttgaaagttatatattattattacattattacccCTTATAATTTTgtctaaaaattatatattattattattattgcctcagtgttgggcccggcatggccaagtgtattaaggtgtccgactcgtaatccgagggtcgcgggttcgaatcgcgatcgcaccaaatatgctcgccctttcagccgtgggggcgttataatgttcggtcaatcccactattcgttggtaaaagagtagcccaagaattggcggtgggtggtgatgactaactgccttccctctagccttacactgctaaattagggatggctagcgcagatagtcctcgagtagctttgcgcaaaattcaaaacaaagaaacaaacaaacaaaacaaacaaagtctcaGTGTCACCTGTCGGaatgttttctaaacattttatgtCATTGTTTCACTATTTCAAAttggaatattgtttaaatatttcaccTAAGTGTGTCACATTTATGTTTTGTAGTTTCGTCTAAATATCTTAGTATTATTGTGAACTATTGTTATAGTACTATATAAATAATCTACGTTACTATCTGGCAATTTTATTTCCTAGTAATGTCTAAGTAGCTCATATTATCGTCTGACAGTCTCGGTTACAACACTCTCCCATTGTGTTACTATATTATTGTACTTTTGTTGCAGTTCTCTCTCAAGATGTTATATTATTATGTCTTTGTTGCCGTATTGTCTAGAAATATCATAACATTTTCTTAGAATAATATCTAAGAAGTTTTCTCTATTCTTTAATGCTCAGTTTCAATACCCTCtagatgttttatgttattttcaaacaCATGCCCCTATTCtacttttgaaataatttcatattaatgtttgaagctttttattacaataatatccAGAGATTTTATATTATTCTCAAGTGAATGtcctttataatgttttaatatttctactgATATTTCATAGTTGTAGGTTAGTCCTTAATCCGTACACTAAGCTGTCAAAGTAACACagtttttatactaaaaatataataatacaaactttaaaatattaaaaactaaacatatttatgTCAGTATGTAACCGTTGTTAACACAGCATTAATTATAGAACATACATCATTATCTTAAGAATTACTGCTGTggtattttctaaacattttattctatTGTCTGAACATTTTCTGTTCTAACAGTTTATTCATATGTATTGTCTGGCGTTTCTTACACAGTACTGCCTGAAAGCTTCACGTTACTGCCGAACAGTTCCAATTACAATAGTATCAGAAGGCTGTACATTATTGTCTGATATTCTCTTTTGCAGTGgtgtttaaatatacatgtattattgATTAACAATCCACGGTATGGtagtgtataaatatattattggcTAACAATCCACGTTGTAAAAGTGTCTAAAGAAATTACATTATTGACTAGCAGTCTCTGTTGTAGAAGTATTTAAAGATGTTACATTACTTAAAGCGGTTTCTATTGTAGTAATGCTTGAAGATGTTACACTACAAAATAGCAGTCTCTGCCGTAGTAATGTATGAAAACGTTATATTACTGAATAGCAGTCTCTGTTGTAGTAATGTTTGCAAATGTTACATTACTGAATAGCAGTCTCTGTTGTAGTAATGTCTGAAGATGTTACATTACTGAATAGCAGTCTCTGTAGCAGTagtgtcaaaatattttatattattgattagTAATCTTCGTTTTAGTAGAATTTAATTATTCTGTTGATGGATTTATTTGCAAGGAATCTTGTTTAAACCAACAAAATCAAGACATAAACACCTAACCCCTTTTGGTTGAAAAACTCGACCTTGTcattaaaacatatgaaaaacaaaacaacttcttCCAAAACCTTTGACGATGTCACCACCAATGCTAGGTAAGGTCTAAACtaaggtttaaaatatatttacatactaGTATTCCCATTGCTTCTATAAATGAACATCATGCTTacagtttatataattttttgtttcctATTTAAAACTATGTGAGTGAAAGGAATGGTGACTAGGTTATAAATTTGTTAACTACATTATAATTACCATatcctgtttatttgtttttgaatttcgcgcaaagctacacgagggctatctgtgctagccttccctaatttagtagtgtaagactagagggaaggacactagtcatcaccacccactgcgtgctcttgggctactcttttaccaacgaatagtaggattgtccgtaacattataacgctcccacggctgaaagggcgaacatgttttgtgcgacggggattcgaacccgcgactctcgcattacgagtcgaacgccttaaccgacctggccatgtCGCACCTACCATATTCTCTCCAGAAAAGGTTTTTCTCCCTAAAACCAGGGCTCACCCACAGTAACACTCTAGGTGCTAGATGTGTATGTATGTTACCAATTTGCACGAACAGAAACTGTTATAGTGTGGACAAATTCAAGCAAGCGAATTATAATCAGTATCATTTTCATTCAAGGCATTTACAAGTGAGATGTTTAAGTCTTTTTTGTTGCAAAGCTGCAAAATACCTGTGCTGTGCCCAACACAGGCATCAaagcccgatttttagcattataagtttgcATACTTAATTTTGTGCCACCGGAGATTGCAGGTTTTCAGGATAAGGAAGTTATAGCACaacatttgtactttttatttttaacactgattatttatttatttaaattaacctTACTGTCATTCATAAGAACTGACGAACAAGAGTAGATATCAACAATGACACCATTAAAGATacgttttatttttccaataaacgAATAATTTTCCAATGTTAGACAACTGCGTGATGGCTAACTTTGAAATACCCCTCTTTTCAATAAGGAAAACCAcctaagtttttcttttataactttactcAAAAGGTACTAGGCTGGTAAATTATCTAAACCAATCAGAACTAAGAACTACATAATCTTCCTACCCTTGCCactaaaatatacacattttttaacTGTGTAGCCAAATACATGGAGTTTCGATAATTTTtccaatatattttacatttatctaTATCTTTCAATAACATTACGGGTTCTTATGGCTAACAGACTACCCTACTATCTTCACACCTATTCtttataaggcccggcatggccaagcgcgtaaggcgtgcgactcgtaatccgcgggtacgcgcccgcgtcgcgctaaacatgctcgccctcccagccgtgggggcgtataatgtgacggtcaatcccattattcgttggtaaaagagtagcccaagagttggcggtgggtggtgatgactagctgccttccctctagtcttacactgctaaattagggacggctagcacagatagccctcgagtagctttgtgcgaaattcccaaacaaacaaacaaacaaaatattctttataaagaaaaatatgttgaggattttttgttacttgttatctttgaaacaatacatttcttatttttaaactaattcaaACTTGTCGTTCTTATTAcatgataaatttgtttgttaagtACCAAACTACACATTGAGCTGTGTGTACTGCCCTTACTACGATTTTCAGTtttataagccctcagattttCCGCTGAgtcattttatattgtaaaagaaGCACAAACGATTTCTCTACACATTTATATGCAGTTTTATACTTGAAACGTTAAGGTTTATACCCAGAAACTAACTAAAacttgatattaaaaacaaacaaacataaactgcagatattttgtttccatattttctaatttgtatgtTCGCATTTAAAATCAGAGgactgtaaaatatatttcgaATTGGCCTTATATCTCCAACATGTAAATTATACTGTATAACGTTTTAACTAATTAATAGTATTGACCCATCAATTTCTGTCACTTTATTGTGCGCATAAAATGAATTTTGAGGCTGGTGGGtttaagtaacaataatataatgttttatactacagatacatttactgaaaaaaaaatacatttttcagtgtattttatattttcgttttAACTGATCTGATTTTctcaaatattgttttgtttgtctgaagttaagcacaaagttacataatgggctagctgtgctttAATAATAGTGTAGAACAAGGCTATATTGgtctatttgctgtgtccaccgcgaaAAAGAACTCTGGACTTTCAGCTTATAAGTGCGTAGACTTATCACTGCTCAACAGTTACCATGTTACTTATAAGACAAGTTATCTCATAACCTGAAGCGTCGGCATACAGTAACAGTAACAACCTCATTTGTTCATATAAGCCTCTACAACTGAGGGTAAAGGTAGCATGTGTTTCATCATCCCATGTAGACCGGGTACAAGAAAGTGGAACACGAATTTATTAAAATCGTTCTTCGCACATTTAGTTTTAGATATTCAAGTGATAAGTCATGtatcatcataaaaaaaaaattctcaggAAATTCTCAGTAGACTAAATCCAGCGTGACAGCTTTAAACTTTCTACGCATGTCTTTATTTTTCGAACAATTTACCTTCTCTTTTAGTTTTGGTAATAGTGAGTTAATTTACGTATTTTCATTCTTTTGCTAAtactggaaatatatttatacttatatagaaatattttgttatttaactcAGAAACAAgccgaaaaaacaaacaaaaacaaaaaagctgtATTAACTGAAACGATCCCAGGGTTCAAGCTAcagtgtgggattataaaatgtattctaagttttggaggtgactgagaagtAGGACGAACATAGCGGTGGGGATAcaggcgaatggaggttaagactgatagacggtgcaTCCCCACCTTTATGcgggtcctacttccgcagtcaccttaaaaatctaggatacattttataatcccatattgtagcttgtaccctgggatcgtTTCAGTTGATGCAAtgtttttgctttattttgtttcaactttCATTTGAGTTAAAatgacaaattatataattagtcagaggtttaaaTTTGCTCTTTTAACTCAGTTCTTCCTTatgattttagttattttactatttaatttcatttaattgtAATCATTTtcactacttatatatatatatatattcttacagAGATTAGGTTATCTATGCTGTGACCACCATGGGTATGGGAATCCGAAAAGCCCTTAGACTTGCTGCTGAACTACCAAGGGTTTTCTTTGAtactttaggtttgtttgttttttggaatttcgcgcaaagctactcgagagctatctgcactaaccgtccctaatttagcagtgtaagactagagggaagaatgctagtcatcaccacccaccgccaactcttgagctactcttttaccaacaaagagtgggattgactgtcacattataacgccctccccccggctgaaagagtgagcatgtttggtgctactgggattcgaatccgcgacccttggattacgagtcgaacactttaacacgcttggccatgccgagccgacaCTTTAGGTAGCAAAATCTCTCTTTTAGCTCGTGTAAGTAGTGAAGTATAATGTTGACTGTGTAAGTTGACTCATGTAAGTAAGGGTAATAAAGTAGTTATGCGAGGGATAATAAAACATGTATGCTTAGTCTGAGAAAGCAGTATTGGTTAAATGTGTAGCTGTCGTGAAAGTTACATTCTACTCTACATTTAGCttgttacataatataatttatttccgACAAGTTTCCGATATATTATGTGACATATGTTAAcgcattactatttcaaatagccGAAAATTTGGATTTgaattcaaaagttaattaaatgttaatatgtatcaaatttatcttattttcgaacaagattgatacacgcagttttttttaacataaatatattttaatgtacaaacaaaaattaatacactttataataacggttattactaataattattacaaatgatggtttacatACAAAGGTTTTatcaatttacaaacaatactgagtcttctattcattctagaactgaatattttatctatgGTCAGATCCATGACTAGTAGATTAGTAATGAGTTGATATTGTCaaacacctcgcttaagctagctagatTAGTTCGTGTCTAGTCTCACATCTTTACAAGCTGAGTTTTTCCCGGCAAAGCTATTGCATGTTCTcctagaaataataacgtccgaagtaattcgtTAAGttgaattgtttgtaatgtttgaactctgtaaacgttcctggccaaattctgtagttttctgactAATAGGTGTtcatcataattatagcttctgaggcgtATAGCACACTGATTGTATCTGACAAATAATAGTCTTCTCGGCGCATCGGTTTTATGTAGTTTAAGGTAAATTTCTAGAACAATCACAACATACGTTACgcgaaaaaagaaaa of the Tachypleus tridentatus isolate NWPU-2018 chromosome 13, ASM421037v1, whole genome shotgun sequence genome contains:
- the LOC143239645 gene encoding uncharacterized protein LOC143239645, with the protein product MCHPHLNNISSLKQKLSTAVFQNSEMKLLLAVFALLVSVVAQTSPDRQGYKIVYLPSYGYSHGQQQQQIISQSQIQIQRPELRPLTSSQDELPVPTEEDPDADGIVGVAGQDYPVFNYVPQTSFSCEGQYPGYYADVDSGCQVFHFCYGEGFHKSFLCPNGSIFNQKTFTCMWWYNVSCQDASDFYQLNAQLYIIPEPKIITGQIRSVPESPPERQVLVSQPVRPNLVSQPHLPRSQILPTLRNHQALNPAPPKSTRKGVRYVLLKVPVSEDGIPQFGHLQTQTNAITHEGYGGLPLEVVSHNSKGY